The Toxorhynchites rutilus septentrionalis strain SRP chromosome 3, ASM2978413v1, whole genome shotgun sequence genome includes a region encoding these proteins:
- the LOC129772863 gene encoding uncharacterized protein LOC129772863, with protein MDSPYPFGSVEPYLIGSCHSRSGPVFDNGDKAVQPVPSGKYQNFPNRSTPDSLLDFSNTLLNRQASRISAQYASTPGRNETGHMETPNSAVVLALCVRSEKGSSTLLSLRLNQLSRQRVRLSTHHAINQRQKRCGSTCS; from the exons ATGGACAGCCCTTATCCTTTCGGCTCAGTCGAGCCATATCTCATCGGTTCCTGCCACAGTCGTTCCGGCCCTGTGTTCGATAATGGAGATAAGGCTGTCCAGCCTGTTCCGTCAGGCAAGTATCAAAATTTTCCGAACAGATCAACCCCTGATTCGTTGCTCGATTTCAGCAATACACTGCTCAATCGTCAGGCCTCAAGAATTTCTGCGCAATACGCTTCAACTCCGGGACGCAACGAAACTGGCCACATGGAAACCCCTAATTCAGCAGTCGTCCTGGCCCTGTGTGTGAGATCGGAGAAGGGGTCTTCCACCCTGCTATCATTG CGTCTCAATCAACTGTCACGACAGAGGGTCCGATTGTCCACGCACCACGCCATCAATCAGCGTCAGAAACGGTGTGGCTCAACCTGTTCATGA